Genomic DNA from Niallia circulans:
ATTTGGGGGAATAACATGGAAAAGTTTAAGTTAGGTTTTGCTCCGACGCGCAGATTTTTGTTTAGTAAAGAGGATGCTTACAAATATAAAGAGTTAATTAAAGAAAAAATGAAAAGCTTTAATTTAGGTATTGAAATCATTGATTTAGAGGGGATTAATGACGAGGGCTTACTTTATAATCGTGCTGAAGAGCAACTGATTATTGACCGCTTTATTTCCGAAAAAGTAGATGCTGTCTTTTTCCCACATTGTAATTTCGGAACAGAGGACCTTGTCGCAAAAATTGCTAAAGCGGTCGATAAACCTGTATTAATATGGGGACCGCGAGATGAAGCTCCGTTAGTGGATGGAACTCGACTTAGAGATACTCAGTGTGGAATTTTTGCAACGGGAAAAGTGCTGCGCAGATTTAAAGTTCCATTTACTTACATAACAAACAGTTCTGTCGACTCAAAAGTGTTTGAAAGAGGCTTTAAAAATTTCATTGGTGCAGCAAATGTTGTAAAGCACTTTAAGAAGCTTAGAATACTGCAAATCTCAACAAGACCGTCTGACTTTTGGTCTGTTATCTGTAATGAAGGCGAATTACTTGAGAAATTTGGCATTCAAATATATCCGATTACATTGGACCAAATTAAACAAAAGACATTAAAAATTGAGAAGGTTGGCAGTGAAGAACTTGATAAGGCAATTAAATATATCAAGGATACACTCGATTGGAGTGCGGTTAAAGATGAGGATGTTCGCCGGATCGCATCATTAAAGGTTGCGATGAAGCAGTTTGCAGAAGAAACAGGCAGCTCGGCAATAGCTATCCAATGTTGGTCAACATTGCAGGATATTATCGGAATCATGCCTTGTCTTGCGAACGCTATTTTAACAGATGAACAAATACCTGTCACTTGTGAAACGGATATCCACGGGGCAATAACTTCCATCATGGTTCAAGCAGCAACATTTAATACATTACCGACATTCTTTGCAGATATTACGATTAGACATCCAGAGCATCCGAATGGAGAGCTATTATACCATTGTGGTAATTTCCCAGTTTCGTTAAGTGTGGAAGAGAAGCCGCAATTAAATAAGCACTTTTTATTTGAAGATCATGCACCTGGAACACATGAAGGAGAAATTAAAGGCGGAGAAATGACGATAGCTCGTTTTGACGGTGATAACGGAGAATACTTCATTTTTTTAGGGAAGGCAAAAGGAATGGAAGGTCCATATACAAGAGGTTCTTATGTTTGGGTGGAGGTGAATGATTGGCCACTTTGGGAAGAAACATTAGTTAAGGGTCCATACATCCATCATTCAACGGGAATTCATGCAAATGTTATTCCGGTCATTTATGAGGCGTGTCAATACATTCCAGGATTAACTCCAGACCCTGTTGATCCGACAGTAGAGGAAATTCGTGCATGGTTACGTGGCAGTGACATAAATGAATGAGTTAATGGAGGGTAAATGATGTTAAATATTTTAGAATTGAAACGCAAAGCAACGGAAATAAGAATGTCTGTAATTGATATGGTGTACGAAGCAGGCACAGGACATACTGGATCATCTCTATCTAATACAGATATTTTGACAGCGCTTTTTTACGGTGTAATGAAGGTTGATCCAACAAATCCGACATGGGAAGACCGTGACCGTTATATTCAAAGTAAAGGTCACGCTGTTGAATCATACTGGGCAGTTCTTGCTGATATGGGCTTCTTTCCGAAAGAAGAATTAAAGACATTCTCTAAATTCAACTCACGATTAATAGGTCATCCAAATAATAAAGTTCCTGGTGTAGAAATGAATACAGGAGCATTGGGCCATGGTTTATCAATTTCTGTTGGCTTGGCATTAGCTGCTAAACTCGATAAAAAATCTTACCGGGTTTTCACGTTAATGGGAGATGGAGAATTAGCGGAAGGGTCTGTGTGGGAAGCTGCGATGTCTGCTTCACAATATAAACTTGATAATCTAGTTGGAATTATTGATAGAAACAGATTGCAAATCACTGGAAGTACGGATGATGTGATGAGTAATGAGCCTCTTGATAAGAAATGGCAAAGCTTTGGCTGGGATGTCATTGAAGTTGACGGTAACGATGTAGCTGAGCTAGTAAGAGTATTAACAGAAGCACCGATATCTCAAGGGAAGCCGACGATGATACTTGCCAACACGATTAAGGGCAAGGGCATTTCACTGGCAGAAAATGTAGCTAGCTGGCATCATCATGTCCCAACTAAAGAGGAATATGACTTGGCAATGACGGAACTTTCTAAGCAATTGGAGGTATTAGCATGAACAATGTAGCGTTTGAGAAAAATACTGGCAATAAAATTGCCAACAGGACAGTTGTTAGTGATACATTGCTTGCGTTAGCTTCAGAGAATAAAGATATTCTAGTATTAACAAGTGATTCAAGAGGGTCGGCATCAATGGTGCCGTTTGCGGATGCATTACCTGAGCAACTAATAGAAGTAGGTATCGCCGAACAAAATTTAGTTGGAATTTCGGCGGGCTTGGCTGCCTATGGAAAAAAACCATTTGTTGCTTCTCCAGCATGTTTTCTTAGTATGCGGAGCATTGAACAAATTAAAGTGGACATTGCCTATTCCAAAACGAATGTAAAACTAATTGGAATAAGTGGAGGTGTCAGCTATGGAGCCCTTGGCATGTCTCATCATTCTGTTCAGGATTTAGCTGTAACTAGGGCGATTCCAGATTTACATGTAATGATGCCTGCAGATCGTCATGAAACAAAAAAAATGATTGAGGCATTAGTAGATTATGAAACGCCAGTTTATATGAGAATTGGCAGAAATCCAGTCGAAGATTCGTATTTAAATGCTGATTATGATTTCCAGATTGGGAAGGCAGTCATCATGCATGAAGGCAATGACTTAACGATTATTGCTACTGGGGAAACGGTACGTGTTGCCCTTGATACTGCGTATGAATTGAAAGCAGACGGCATCAGCTGCCGAGTAATTAATATGCACACAATAAAGCCATTAGATGAAGCAGCAATTATTCAAGCAGCTAAAGAAACAGGCCGTATTATTACGATTGAAGAACATAGTGTTTTTGGTGGTTTAGGTTCAGCTGTTTCAGAGGTTACATCACAATCCTGTCCAGTGCCAGTAAAAATCCTCGGAATTCCAGATGAACCAGCAGTCGCAGGGAATACGAAGGAAGTTTTTCAACATTATGGATTAAGTGCTGACAATGTTGCACGCATTGCCAAAGAAATGCTTGGTTACTAGGGGGAGATTGCTATGAGTAATCGTTATATCCTTGCGATAGATCAAAGTACTTCTGGAACAAAAGCACTGCTTATTAATCATCAAGGTCAAATTGTTGAAAAGCAAACAGTTGTTCATAAGCAAATTTATCCTCAATCGGGTTGGGTCGAGCATGACCCGGTTGAGATTTACGAAAATGTTAAGAAAGTAATCAATAAAATCGGCGTGAAACATCCGTCGTTATTACTGAAAATGAATACCCTTACAATTACGAACCAACGGGAGACTATTGTTATCTGGGATAAACGGACAGGTGAGCCAGTCTATAATGCGATTGTTTGGCAGTGTAGAAGAACGACTTCCATTTGTACGAACTTGAAAGCACAGGGATATGAGGAAGCGGTTCATGCAAAGACCGGTCTTAAAATTGATCCGTATTTCTCTGCAACGAAGGCGAAATGGATTTTAGATAATGTTTCAGGTGTAAGAGAAAGAGCGGAACAGGGAGATTTGTTACTCGGAACAATTGACAGTTGGTTAATTTGGAAGCTAACAAATGGCAAGGTTCACGCAACAGATGTTACAAATGCCAGTAGAACCCTTTTGTTCAATATTTACTCTTTAAGCTGGGATG
This window encodes:
- a CDS encoding L-fucose/L-arabinose isomerase family protein, producing the protein MEKFKLGFAPTRRFLFSKEDAYKYKELIKEKMKSFNLGIEIIDLEGINDEGLLYNRAEEQLIIDRFISEKVDAVFFPHCNFGTEDLVAKIAKAVDKPVLIWGPRDEAPLVDGTRLRDTQCGIFATGKVLRRFKVPFTYITNSSVDSKVFERGFKNFIGAANVVKHFKKLRILQISTRPSDFWSVICNEGELLEKFGIQIYPITLDQIKQKTLKIEKVGSEELDKAIKYIKDTLDWSAVKDEDVRRIASLKVAMKQFAEETGSSAIAIQCWSTLQDIIGIMPCLANAILTDEQIPVTCETDIHGAITSIMVQAATFNTLPTFFADITIRHPEHPNGELLYHCGNFPVSLSVEEKPQLNKHFLFEDHAPGTHEGEIKGGEMTIARFDGDNGEYFIFLGKAKGMEGPYTRGSYVWVEVNDWPLWEETLVKGPYIHHSTGIHANVIPVIYEACQYIPGLTPDPVDPTVEEIRAWLRGSDINE
- a CDS encoding transketolase, translated to MLNILELKRKATEIRMSVIDMVYEAGTGHTGSSLSNTDILTALFYGVMKVDPTNPTWEDRDRYIQSKGHAVESYWAVLADMGFFPKEELKTFSKFNSRLIGHPNNKVPGVEMNTGALGHGLSISVGLALAAKLDKKSYRVFTLMGDGELAEGSVWEAAMSASQYKLDNLVGIIDRNRLQITGSTDDVMSNEPLDKKWQSFGWDVIEVDGNDVAELVRVLTEAPISQGKPTMILANTIKGKGISLAENVASWHHHVPTKEEYDLAMTELSKQLEVLA
- a CDS encoding transketolase family protein, whose translation is MNNVAFEKNTGNKIANRTVVSDTLLALASENKDILVLTSDSRGSASMVPFADALPEQLIEVGIAEQNLVGISAGLAAYGKKPFVASPACFLSMRSIEQIKVDIAYSKTNVKLIGISGGVSYGALGMSHHSVQDLAVTRAIPDLHVMMPADRHETKKMIEALVDYETPVYMRIGRNPVEDSYLNADYDFQIGKAVIMHEGNDLTIIATGETVRVALDTAYELKADGISCRVINMHTIKPLDEAAIIQAAKETGRIITIEEHSVFGGLGSAVSEVTSQSCPVPVKILGIPDEPAVAGNTKEVFQHYGLSADNVARIAKEMLGY